The genome window GAATCTGAACGATGGTTTCAGGTAGTTGTGCGGAACTTTACCTATGCAAATCTCTCATCTTTGGTGATCTGGCTTGGATTGGTTTTGATCTATTCGGAAATTAATATTTTCTGGTGGCTGAAGACATTAGCTCTCACCGTGGTGTTTTTTTTCAGTGGATGGCTCGCGGATCGCTTATGGTTTGTTTTGTTTTCACGCCGTTTCGATAAATCTTTTGGATTAATAGCTTACATCAGCCGTATGCCTTTGTGGATCATCATTACAGGAATTTTTTGTGCGGCCGTGATGTTACAACTGAAGCCGGAAAGCTCCGGCGTGATATATTTTATAGTCGCCGGCTTGCTGCAATGTTTAGCACAAATTCCGTTACAATGGAGTCTGGTGCAGCGGCTCAGAAAACTTTGTTTAACTAATTTGTAAGAGGATATTGATGGAAAAAAAAGTTCGAAAAATCACGATCATCGGATCGGGACCAGCAGGATTTACGGCGGCAATTTACGCAGGTCGTGCTAACTTAGCTCCGCTTGTTTTTGAAGGGCATCAGCCGGGTGGACAATTGACGATCACGACGGAAGTGGAAAATTATCCCGGTTTCCCCAAAGGAGTCATGGGGCCGGAAATGATGGAAATGTTGCGTGAGCAGGCGAAACGGTTCGGTGCGGAATGTATGTTTCGTTCAATCGAGAAAGTCGATTTTTCACAGAGACCGTTTAAATTGGTGGATGATTCCGGCGAAGAACATTGGAGCGAAACGGTGATCGTCGCGACGGGTGCATCGGCGAAATTGCTCGGCTTACCGAAAGAAAAAGAATTGATGGGCTATGGCGTTTCAGCGTGTGCGACCTGTGATGGTTTTTTCTTCAAAGGTAAAAACATCATGGTTGTTGGCGGTGGCGATACGGCAATGGAGGAGGCGACGTACCTGACGCGTTTTGCAAATGAAGTGACGCTCGTGCACCGTCGAAAGGAATTTCGCGCATCCAAGATCATGCTTGATCGTGCAAAAAATAATCCGAAAATTAAGTTCATTTACGATTCGGTTGTCGAAGACGTGGTCGGCGATCAAGAGTCTCACATCAAAGGCATCAAATTACGCAATCTTGTAACGAAAGAACTCACGGAAGTTACGACGCAAGGCCTTTTTATTGCCATTGGCCACAAACCCAACACGGATATCTTCAAAGGTTTTCTCGACATGGATGAGAACGGTTATATCGTGACTCAGGCGAAATCGACGAAGACCAATATCCCAGGAGTATTTGCATGCGGCGATGCTCAGGATAATTATTACCGTCAGGCGATTACGGCGGCGGGCACGGGCTGCATGGCGGCGATCGACGCTGAACGGTTTTTAGCGCATTGATCGTGACGGTTCAGCGAGCATTTTAGTATAATCCAGCGAATCAGAATTACCTTAGGGAGATTAATAATGAATGTATCGACGCTTAGAGCATTGGTGGTCAGTTTGGGTTGTCTGTGGATGACCGCATGCGGAGAAAGCCTTCGCACCGTCAATAATGCCAAATGGCAAGAGATTATTGATCGTAACAAAATATCTGGCGCGACGATCTACGTTGACGAAGTTGATTTCAGCGGAAAGATTGTTGAGATGTCCTCGGATGTTTTGGTGATCGAACGTAACGGGAAACGCGTTGAGTTACCGGCCGAAGCCGTTTCACGAGTGGTGGTTCCATACCAAGGCTCAAAAAAATCTGCGCATATTATCGGAGGTGTGGTCGGTGGAGGAGTAGGCATCGGAATCGGATACATAGCGGCGGATGCGGCCAGCAATCAAAAAGGCGCTAAGAAACTAGCGCATCCTCTGTCGTTATTATCGATCATTGGTGGAACTGTTGCAGGCGTTTTGGTCAGCGACATGTTTATGAAAGGCGATAATTTCGTCACTACTAATACCTTGAACAAATATTTGCTCCATCCGATAGTTGGTTCGGAAGTAACACCGGTTGAATTGAAATCGTACAAAATCTTCGACGACCTGCCGCTCGATAAGAATGAACAGATTTTGCAGGTGCAAGTTTTCCATTTTGGGAGCAATAAATATTTAATTTTGTATGATACAGCGATGGGCGATGATTACAATGTCAAATGGAAAGTCGTCGATTCGGCTTATCTTGAATCACAAAAAGCTAAAATCAAATAACCCTCGGATCTAATTTATGAAAACGCTACTTGTTACTCTTGCACTACTGCTACTGGTTGGTTGTTCTAAGAAAAATGAATCTGAAAAGGTTGCTATAACTGCACACGCGGCTCTCGCTTTGAAAGCAGATTCGGCCTCCCTGTCCATTGCTGATCGAATGATTGATGCTATGGGCGGACAAAAAGCATTTGATAACGCGCGCTATATCCGGTTTGACTTTGTGGTGACGCGGAGGAAATTTCCGCCCATCCGTCACTCCCATTTATGGGATAAACAGACGGGCCGTTACCGGGTTGAAGGTAAAATGCGTGACGGTAAATCTTACGTCGTCCTGTTCGATGACGTTAACAAAAAATCCGGTGAAGCTTACCTGGACAGTCAGAAAGTGTCGGTGGATTCAACTTTGCAGAAACAACTCGATTACGGTTACGGTCGCTACATCAATGATACGTATTGGTTGATCATGCCATGGAAAATCAAAGATGCGGGTGTTACGCTGAAATATGAAGGTGCATCCAAAGATGAATCGGGTATCGAACATGATATCGTCCATCTTTCTTTTAGCGATGTAGGTTTAACGCCCAAAGATCATTATTGGGTGTATGTCAATAAAACAACTCACCTGATGGATCGTTGGAAATTTGTATTGAATGGCGATAGTACGGAGACGGGCGAGTATCTTTGGGAAGAATGGAAAGATTTCAATGGTATTAAGTTGTCCGTATCAAGATCGGCAATTGCTGCGGATAATTTTATACGTTTGGAGAATATTAACATTTCAGATACGATCGACGAGAGTTTATTCACTGATTTTTCTAAGTCTCTACATCGGTAATTTGTATTATTGAATTCGATTTCTGAAATAAATGGTTCAACAACGCTTTATGGCTTGATTGGCCATCCGGTGCATCATTCCTTTTCGCCGTTAATTCACAATACGGCATTCAAAACCCTGCATTTAAATTCACGGTATTTTGCATGGGATGTTGAGCGCGGCCAATTGCGCCGTGCGCTTTCAGGGGCACAGGCGTTGGGCGTCAAAGGACTCAATGTTACTGTTCCGCATAAAAATCAAGTGGCAAAATATCTCGATAGTGTGACTCCTGAAGCGCGATTGATCGGCGCTGTTAATACGATTGTCTTTCAAAATGGAAAGAGTTATGGAGACAATACCGATTATTCGGGATTCGCCGGTTCTCTGCAATTTGCAAAAAAAGAATTACGTAATGCAGAGGTGTTGATTTTTGGCGCGGGAGGCAGTGCCAGAGCCGCTGTGTATGCGTTAATGACACATTATCAATGCCGGCGAATTATAATCAATAATCGGACAAAGAAAAATACTATTCAGTTAATTCGTCAGTTTTCAAAATTAAATCGATCGACCCAACTGGACTTGGGACTTTTGAAAGAAATCTCAGGCAGGCAATTTCAATTGATTATCAATGCGACTTCTGTTGGTTTAAACAGTGAGACATCGTTGGTTCAGCCGGAATTTTTCAGAAAGGATCAGTTGGTGTACGATCTGATCTACAATCCTATCGAAACGACTTTCCTCAGACACGCTAAATCAGCCGGCGCAAAGACTGTCAATGGAATCGAAATGCTGATAAGACAGGCTGCAGAAGCCTTTAGAATATGGACAGGGCGTGCCATGCCTTTAGACGCAGTGCGGCCGGTGCTGCAAAATTTTATTGCAAATATTCTGGAAAATAGGCCGATATAATGCTTGCATTTCTAACATGCCGCGATGTATATTTAATCGGTTCTCCCAAGGAGAAGACATGGACTTGACGGCTGTGGACAAAACGATTCTCCTTAAAGTTGCACGTAGCGCCGTCGAATCAGCTGTTACCGAC of bacterium contains these proteins:
- the trxB gene encoding thioredoxin-disulfide reductase yields the protein MEKKVRKITIIGSGPAGFTAAIYAGRANLAPLVFEGHQPGGQLTITTEVENYPGFPKGVMGPEMMEMLREQAKRFGAECMFRSIEKVDFSQRPFKLVDDSGEEHWSETVIVATGASAKLLGLPKEKELMGYGVSACATCDGFFFKGKNIMVVGGGDTAMEEATYLTRFANEVTLVHRRKEFRASKIMLDRAKNNPKIKFIYDSVVEDVVGDQESHIKGIKLRNLVTKELTEVTTQGLFIAIGHKPNTDIFKGFLDMDENGYIVTQAKSTKTNIPGVFACGDAQDNYYRQAITAAGTGCMAAIDAERFLAH
- the aroE gene encoding shikimate dehydrogenase, yielding MNSISEINGSTTLYGLIGHPVHHSFSPLIHNTAFKTLHLNSRYFAWDVERGQLRRALSGAQALGVKGLNVTVPHKNQVAKYLDSVTPEARLIGAVNTIVFQNGKSYGDNTDYSGFAGSLQFAKKELRNAEVLIFGAGGSARAAVYALMTHYQCRRIIINNRTKKNTIQLIRQFSKLNRSTQLDLGLLKEISGRQFQLIINATSVGLNSETSLVQPEFFRKDQLVYDLIYNPIETTFLRHAKSAGAKTVNGIEMLIRQAAEAFRIWTGRAMPLDAVRPVLQNFIANILENRPI